The Cohaesibacter gelatinilyticus genome contains the following window.
CCATTCTGCCATGGCTCATTCCGCCACTGGTGGTTCTGGCACTGGTCTGCACCTTCCCAATTCTGGCAACAGGCCTTCCAGGCCTGATGAACTGATGAACTGATGGACTGATGGACTGATGGACGCAAGCAAAGGCTGATCAAAATGACAAGTCTGGAACAATTGCAAGGCGGTCTGGTGGTTTCCTGCCAGCCCGTCACAGGCGGAGCCATGGACCGCACCGACATCGTGGTGGCCATGGCTCTGGCCGCCATCGATGGTGGTGCCAATGGCTTGCGCATCGAAGGGGCCAGGAATGTGGCCACCGTGCGTATGGCAACGGACAAGCCGATCATCGGCCTCGTCAAACATGAGGTAGACCGGACCGACGTCAGGATCACCTCACGCCTTTCTGATGTCGAGGCGCTGGTCCATGCCGGGGCCGACATCATTGCCTATGACGCCACGGACCGGCCTCGACAGGATGACCGAGATGTAGTCCTTCACGCCATATTGGCCCATGGCTGCATCGCCATGGCGGATTGCTCCACGTTTGACGATGCTCAACAAGCACTGGATCAAGGTGCACAAATGCTCGGGTCCACCCTCTCGGGCTATACGGCGAAGACCGAAAGCGCAAGCGACAGACCAGATCTTGCTTTGGTCAGCGCGCTTAACAGGCTGGATGCATTTGTTATGGCCGAAGGGCGTTACAACAGCCCGGATCTGGCGGCAGAAGCCTTCATTGCTGGCGCTGACGCCGTGACTGTCGGCAGCGCAATCACCCGTGTGGAGCATATTGTTGGCTGGTTCAAGACAGCCATCGACGAAGCAACCAGAGCTGAGGAGCACGACGATGTTCTGTCCTCTTGAAGATCTCACCGGCTTTGCACTTGATCTGGGTGGCACCAAGACGGCAGCGGCTCGCTTTGAGCAGGGCAAGATCATCACTCGCCATATCATGGCGACAGAAGGTATGAGCAATCCGGCCAAACTGATGGCCCGAAGTTTATCACTCCTCAAGGCAGTCGGTTTTGCACCAAGGGATCCCCTGGGCATCGCAGTCACCGGCCGTATTGATCACGCGGGTTTTTGGCATGCGGTCAATAGCAAGACATTGTCCAGAGTTTCAGCCATTCCTCTTGCCAGCCTTCTCAAATCCACCCTGTTGGTTCAGACGCCAGTGATCAATGACGCGGTCGCCGCCGTTCTGGGGGAATATCATTATGGCGCGGGCGAAGGTTGTCCGGCCCTCGGTTTCATCACAATTTCCACCGGCGTTGGTGGTGCTTTTCTACTCGACGGTAGCCCGATACACTCCCAAAACGGCCTTGCAGGCCATTGCGGTTTCATGTCCAGCTGCCACGCAGACCGTGAATGTGGATCGGGCCGTCGGGCAACGGTCGAATCCATCGCTTCAGGCACAGCCATTGGTCATTATGCAGCAGAAATCGATGCCGAGATCAACAGCGCCCAAAAGGCATTCGATGCCCGATCACATGGCGACATGCGTTTTGAAGGCATAATTGACAGAGCCGCCAGAGCTATTGCCGTTCTTTGCGGCGACCTTGCCGCCATTCTCGGGCTTGAATGCGTGGTCATAGGAGGCAGCGTCGGCTTGGCACCCGGCTTCATGGAACGCATCATCCAGCATCAGGCAGATGAGCCAGCGCTCTTTCGCCCTGTCATCAAGCCATCTCGATTGCAACAAGACAATGTGCTCTATGGTGCCCTCTCTCATGCCCTGGGCTCACCACCAAATTCCAGAAAACGCACGTAACTTCCCGTCGATTGTGCAACTCTTTACGATCAGATGCTGGGAAGATGTGCACAAACCTTTGAACAACCTGCTATTTCAAGGACTCATTGCCTTCCAGGGACTGGGCAAAGCTTTCTTTGGGCAGAAGCTGAAAGCGGGTCTCTGTCATGCTTGCATCCAGAATGCGATCACAGCGAAAGGTCCTTGGGGCGTCTCGCAGATGATCCATGGCCAGCACATACCAGACAGGATAATTGAGCAACAGATAGTGCGCTTCAATGACGCGCTCGCTGACCTTGCCATTGTCAGCGCGATAGCGAATGGTCAGGCAGGTCTGAGTCACAAAGCTCTGATGCAGAGACTGGATGACCGCCTTTTTGGGCGCAGCACTGCTTTCCTGCACAAAGGTCGACGATGTGAGGCCGATCAGGATACGCGCCTTCAACCGATCAATCTTGAAACGCTTGTCGGAAGAAAAAGACGCAACAAGTTGTCGTCTTATCGAGCCCAGATTTGCCAGAAAAATCGGCGACTCCATCTGTTCCGCCACAGCAATGCTGATAAGCAAATCGACAGCTTCGGGATAGCTGAGATTGAGACGTCCGACACCCCAGTGCCGATCCAGCCTAACACCGCCACCACGCCCCCGATCTGCGTCGATGGGAAGCCCTCGCTCCCGCAGCACTTGCAAATCCCGTGTGATGGTTCGCACGCTCACATCAAACTGCTCGGCCAGATCCTTGACCGTGGCCAGCTCATCCTGCTTGAGCTGAGCCGCCAGAAGATCCAGCCTTTTCAATCTGTCATGTGCATTGCTTCGAGCCATCAAACAAATAGGACATAAAGTGTCTTATTTGGCAATAGAGGTGGGGTGACTTGATTGAACAGGAGAGACCAATGTCACCAGTCACCATTCTGGCCCCGATCAAACTGGCAAAGGGCAAAAGCGAGGCCGACCTACGCGCAGCGTCAGAGATTTTCCAGCGAGATTTCGTATGCCATGAGGCAAGCATCTTGCGCCGCGAACTTGTCCGAAAACCGGACGGAACCTATCTGGATATCGTCCAGTTCCGCAGCCATGAAGATTATCTGGATGTCACCAAACGAGAGATGGAGTCACCTGCCTGCGCGGCCTTCTTCTCGGTTATGGATCTCAGTGATTTCGACCCCGATACCGAGATGGACGTCCATGTCACGCTGGAAACGCACTTAGCCTGATCGCACTTCCAATCCTTCATGAGCGATCATCAAGGATCAGGCTCGCCGAATGTGCAGAATTATTGGGTCCTGAGCCTATATCTGGCCGCTTTTTGCATCCACTTTTGCGGGCACATGAAGCGGCTGATATTGCTGGCCATCACGATCACCACGCCATTCACCCCAAGCCCGATCAGATTGAAGAGCGTCGCAAAGATCAGGATCTGCGTTGCAATGGGTCCACGAGCGGGGGAGACAAATTGCGGAAACAGCGCCAGCACGAAGATTGCCATCTTGGGATTGAGCAAGTTGGTCAGTGAGCCAACGTGCATGGCTCCCGTATTTTCTTAAACCAGCACCAGTGGTCTTCGCCTCCGCCAAGCATCACCAGATCAAGCGCCTCGAATAAAATGATATGTCTTGAAATAGGTTTCTCGAAACTCGGCAGGTGAACTTTTTTCCTTTGAACCAACGATGAGAGGAGAAAAGTCAATCTCAACGGGATAGCGGCTAGGCAAATCCAAATCGCTGTTTTTCTTAAAATCACCCACCTCGTCTGTAATAAAAAACAACAAATTACAAATATTCTTGACAATAACCATCAAATCTGCGCCATCGACATCATCTACATCCAATAAAAACTCAGACACCCTATAGAAAAACCCATTTTTAATTTGAAATTTATACATATAACTCAGAGATTCGGAGAGAGACAAATCATAAATGTCTACACCTTCTTTCATCGCCTCATCCCTAGCCATAGTGGAACTATTGGAAGTAAGTAAAAGTGACCCAATAATCTCTTCATTCACCCACGGCTTGCCGATCATAACCTCAAACACTCCGCCTCCCCGATCGTTCGAAGTATTTAGTCCAGAATAAGAAACAGAAATGCTTCCGTCTGCACTGACCGCGCGCTTATCTTTTGGGGCTGGATGAGGCATGGCTTGGGTCCTTGAAGTCAGTAAGAGAGGCAGGAGATCTACAAATCATAAGCTGCATGAAATTTCCAACGTCACCAGCAGGAACGAACGCAACTTATTGATAAAGTTACCAAGGCGTGACTGATGCCTAGCCCTGCTCTTCTTTCTCCTCATCAAGAAAAGCAATGATCTTGTCGATTTCAGATGCCCCCAATTTGGCCTGCATTTCGCGGTCCAGTTCGGCATACATCTGACGAGCCTGCGCAATCAGCTCCTCGCCATGCTCGGTAATCTGAATGATCCGGCTGTTGCGCTTGGCTTTGTTCTCAAGCGTTTCGATATAGCCAAGAGCGGACAGTTCTCGCACCGTCTTGTGAACCGCCTGCCGCGAGAGGTTCAGCCGCCGTGCCACTTCAGAGGCAAAATTGTCATCGCAATCCAGAACTGAGACGAAAGCCACATGGGCGGGCGTCAAATCGGCAAAGCCACGCGCAGCCAATCCCTCGATCAACCAGACCACCTGCCGCGTCTGATATCTGGCAATTGCCTGACTGAGCCTGAGCGCCTGACTATCGACCATCACCAGACCAGTACGTGGCGATCTTGTACCATTGGTTGACAAGACTATCCTCCTTCATTATTGTCAATTTAGTTGACAAGAATCGAGGACATAATGCAAGAGCAATCCATGTTGCGAGCGCTGCTGCTTGTCAATTCCGCCTCCTGTGCGGTCTTTGGCGGCCTGTTTCTCGCCTATCCTGTGGGTAGTGCCGCCTTCATCGGCACCATCCCGCCCATCATCGTCACCAGCCTTGGCGCCCTTCTGGCCATCAATGCCATCCTGCTGGTGCTGACAGCCTGGCGCTGGTACGCCCAGCCCAAAGCCGTCGCCTTCTTCATATTGGGAGATGCAAGCTGGGTTCTGGGCACCCTTGCCCTGCTCGCATCCAACTTCTGGATTCAGGGCACAGCCGCCATCTGGTCGTCTCTTATAGTCGCCATCATGGTGGGCACATTAGGCTATGGACAATATCATTTTGGCCTGCGCAAGAAACAAGTAAGACAGCTAATTGAACAGCCAGAAAGCACAGGTTTGCCTTAACCCCTTTCCTACATGGATCTCCAGCGATATGGTGGGGGCAACCACTACACGACAAGGTTGCAAAATGGGTGAAATTTATAAAACAGCTGCAAGTCTACGTATTATGGGGGACGAGCTAGATCCAGAAAAAATCACTGAACTGATCGGCAAAGCACCTAGCTCGGTTAGAAAAAAGGGTGCCCCATTCAACACTCCTAATGGCAAGCAACTGATTGCTAGAACCGGATCTTGGAGCATATCAGCCGAAACAAAATCTCCCGGAGATATTGATAGTCAAGTCACGGAAATATTAGAAGGAACCACTTCTAATATGGCTGTATGGCTGGAGTTGTCAAAGAAGTTTAAGGTAGAAATCTTTGGTGGCTTTTTTCTCGGAGACTACAACGAAGGGCTTACCATTTCTTCAAAAACCATGTTGCTTCTTGGAGAAAGAGGAATCCAATTGGATATGGACATTTACGGGGCGAACTAACCCCAAACAGAACAAACACAATCCTTTTTAAACGCTGCTTCATAAGATGTTCAAAGTTTGAAACCCACATCCCATTTCTTCAAACCAAATCGCCACCGCAAACAGGCACCACAGATCAGCAATCCGTTCACGACACTATAACAAACAAAGGCATTGTATTGCATTTGTTCCCGGTTTAGTCTCACGACAAACAGGGAGATAGGCAATGTCAGCAATCAGTCACATCACGCTTGGCACCAACGATATCGAACGGGCCGGAAAATTCTATGATGAAGTTCTGGGCCTGCTTGGTTTCGACCGTCTGCCCAAACCACCGGGCAAGCCGCCCGCTTATGAAAAAGACGGCATGCCAACGATCTATATATATCCGCCAGAAGATGGACGGCCTGCCACTTGGGGCAATGGAACGCATATTGCCTTCATCGCAGACACCAGAGAAACCGTCAAAGCGTTCCATGCATCTGCCTTGCGCCTTGGCGGAAGCTGCGCCGGAGAACCAGGTCCGCGCCCACATTACGGCGAAAATTATTATGCCGCCTATATTCGCGACCCGGATGGCAACAAGCTCCAGGCCGTCTGCTATTCCGTAACGGACCAGGCTCATGAACCTGAAGAGTGACTTTGAGAAATATGGTCGGGTATGGCTTCGAAATGCCTTATCCGAAAACGAGCTTTCCTATTTGGATGAAGCAGCTGACACACAGGTGAAAGCAGCGCATACCGCCATCTGGCCCTCTCTTATTATGGCCATCATGGTCGGCACATTGGCCTATGGCCAACACCATTTTGGTTTGCGGAGGGAAAAGTTCGGGACAGGGGCATATGAGCATTAAAACGCAAGAATTGCATTGAACCCACTTTGACAAGTACAGCATGTTGTAGGAATGTCCGGTGCGCGCTACGAGACGCGGCCGTCGCTTCAGGACTTGAAGGAATTTTTAATTTCAGCGATTAGTTCGCGCACCGATTTGGGCGGCTTTCCTTTATAGGGATGAACCGCGAAAACAGGTTTGGACGCAAAGCTGTATTCTGGCAGGACGGACACCAGCCGACCGTGCTGCAGATCGGCCTTTACGACAAAATCCGGCAACACGGCAACGCCCATTCCGATCCGGGTCAGAGCGGCTATGGCTTCAACCGTGTTGACTGTCACCGTTGGATGACAAGTGATTTCGATCTCGTGTTGAGATGTTACATGATAAAGCTGATGTTTAGGGATGCTTGTCTGCCGGGCATGGGCAATGTAAGGCAATGTGAGTGCCAGGGATGTCGCGTTACTGCTCACTTTCAGATCCGCACCCTCCAAAAGGTCTGGTGTCGCACAGAGAACGTCGTTCAATGTTCCCACCCGCTGCGCGCGAAAATCGCTATCGGGCAATTCACCGACCGTGATCGACATGTCTAGTTTCTCATCCAGCAAATCAAGGCGTTTGTCATCGTTGATCAGGAATGGCTCCAGTCCGGGATACCGCAGAAGCAGGCGTTGAATGGCTGGCGCGATGATATCCGTGATCATCGCATGGGGCGCAGTTAGCCTAATTGGACCTGTCGGCACGGTTTCACTGGCGCGCACCTGTTTGAGGGCAGTGTCCGCGATGGACCGCATCGCCTGTGTGTGTTCCAACAATAGACTACCTTTGTGGGTCAGCGCCATTCGGCGGGTTGTCCGGTGGATAAGGGAAATGCCCAGAGACGCTTCCAGAGACGAAAGATGATGGCTGATGCTGGATTTTGCCATACCAAGCCGATCGGCGGCCGCAGTAATGGAGCCAGCTTCAGCCACGGCCAGAAAAGTGCGTATTTGCGGTGAAAACATATCTATCATTGTTCGATTATATCGAACAAATAAAACTAAATCCATATGTTTTTCGGGCGAATGACAAGCCTTAGCTTCGGAGAAGTTCATTGAAAGGAATATCAAAATGCTCAAACGCAAAGCTAACTCTCTGATTTCTGCAGCAGTCACCGCACTTGCCCTATCGTCTCCCGCATTGGCGGCAGATCAAACACATTTTACCTTTGTTCATTCCGCCTGGATGGGCGGATGGCAATGGCAGTCTCTGACCCAAGAACTTGGAGCTGGAGCTGGATACGCCACGCCGGATCTCCCTGCGCATGGCAGCGATGCAAGCGATCCATCGGACGCTACGCTGGCAGCCTATGCGGAACGCATTGTCGAGGAGATTGATGCCCAAGAAGGGACGACGATCCTGGTTGGGCACAGCTTTGGAGGGGTGGTTGCCAGCCAAGTAGCAGAGATGCGGCCTGAAAAGATTGATGCGCTGGTATATGTCTGCGCATTCATGTTGCCCAATGACACCTCATTCATGGATGCAATTGCCGGTGTCAGCACGTCGCAGGCGTTGAACAATCTGAAGTTTTCTGCGGATGGCAAAACCGTGACAATCAAGGAAGATGCGTTGCATGGTGCAGTCGGCCACGATGTTCCGCTGGATGTCTTCTCTGCAGCAGGCCCACATCTGGTACCCGAGCCGGTAGGGCCACTTGGCGAAACCTTGAACCTGACTGAAACTGGCTACGGCAGTGTGCCGAGATACTATATCGAGTGCACCGATGACCGAGCGCTGCCTATCGAACAACAAAGGGCCATGTATGGCGCTCAGGAGGTCGAATTCGTCTATTCCCTAACCACAAGCCATTTACCAATGTTCAGCGACGTGAGCGGATTGTCAGCCGCGTTGCAAGATATTGCAGGACGTGAGCGAGTGCGCAAGGCAACTCGGCAGGCCAGCCAGGCGTGGCAGGATGCGTTCAACGCAGGCGATGCCGCTGCGGCGACCGCACTTTATGAACCGGACGCTCTGATGGTGGCCGACCCATTCGGTCGCTTCACCGGCCACACGCAAATCGAAGCATTTTGGACCGATTTGATCGGCAAAGGCGCCGCCAATGTGGAGTATTTCAATACACGTCTTGAGGTGTTGGATGCCAAATCAGCCCGTGTGTCATCTCAATGGCGTATGAATGTTGCCAGCGGAGTCATTACGAATGAGTTGTGGGTCATGCAGAAAGACAGCACGATGCGCCTACGCGAAGACCACTTCTCCGCACAATAAGCCATACTGAACTGACCTTGCGGTAATCTCCGGGCAACCGGCCCCGCAAGGTCTTATCTCAAACCGGACACCCACTCATTTTCGATGAATGTCTGGTTTGTCCCGCTCTTCAAACATATTTCATTACCGAAAGCGAGCAGGTGCAGCCAATAGCGGGGTATGGGCTGCAATCGTAGCATCCCAAACAAGTGAGCAACGGCTATTGTTCAGCAATCTTCCTGGTTCGCGCTGCAAAACCCTTTAACTGATTGAAGGTTATGACGCAAACAGTCTGAGAAAATTCTTGCGTCACTCAGCCATCGCCCCGGTCATTCCAGGCCGCTCCAATCCCAAGCAACATGGACGCAACACGGGAAAGCTAGCTGGCCAGATCCGAATTCAAATAGGATATCTGCAGCAAGAGTAGTCATTTGATTGCAATATTTTTGCAGTGCTCAACCGGCCAGATAGAGGAGGCTTGTGAAAGAACTAGAACTGTGCCACCTTCAACTATAACTTCGATCACATACTGACTATTATTTTAGACCAATCTCATTTGGATACGCGACATGAAGAAGCTAGACTGGACAGGTATTACATTTGCCGTAGTTTTTGGATTAGGTAGTCTTCTTATTTCTCAAGCGCATGCAGGACCCAATTGCTCTGGTAGGAGTATCGAGAGACTTAAGATCACGCCCTATAAGGGAAAGACTGGTTTCGCCGCAATTGCTTCCAATCAAAATGGAAAGGGATGTGGCTATTCATTTGGGGCAAGCAGCCGCGCGAATGCTAAAAAAACCGCTCTGGAATATTGCAAACATCATTCCAAAAAACATACATCCAATATCAAATGTGTTGTGACTGACGTTAAGTGAAACCCATTCACCTGACAGGCCATGAGTCTGCATCATGCAGCTATCACTCACGCTTGCATTGCCCAGCAGCATCCCTGTTTCTCGCCCAATCTCCCGGTTACCCTTTCCAAGAGTATCAAAATCATCACCGGGCAAAAGTCAGCTTTGTCAGCATTCCAGACCTTGACTGCCCCTTGACAGGTTCAGCACTATCTTTCACCTAAAACGGATCTCAGGGCATCATTGGTAAAGTCGGCGGCATCGCGGTTGGCGATATGCCCGGCCTTCGGGATCACAATGAGCTTTGAATGCTTGATCGCCTTGGTCATCTCTGCGGCCCAGTCATGCGTTGCCTTGTTCTTCTCACCAATCATCACGGTCACAGGCATCCGTAAATGCGCCAGATGGGGGCGGCCATCATAAGCGAGAGCCACACGCATGACAGAATGGATATTGGATGAGGTCATGCGAGCGATGGCGCTTTTGATATAGTCGGCTGCGCCAGCAGTTTCAGCTCCCATTTGCCGCCCGGGAAGCATGACCAGCAATTTTGGCGGAACCAGTCTGAGGAGATTGATCATGACACGGGCAAAGAGTCGGACAACAGGATGATCACTCACACGGGGAACGGATTCGATCATCACAAGATGTGTGACACCATCGGGCCTGCGAGACGCCAGTTCCAAGGCGACCATACCGCCAAGCGATAACCCGACGACTGAATATCGGCGCACACCGCGCTCTGCCAGTTGCCTCTCTATCCAGTCCGCCATTTGCTCGACGCTATCAACCGCCGCAACACCTCCATGTCCTGGCAAGTTGGGCGCAATGACGCGGTGCGTCGTCTCAAACGAGGATATTTGCGGATCCCAAAGGCGATTATCAACGCCAGCACCATGCAGGAGGACAACAACCGGCCCGGTCCCTCTATCGATGAAATCTGACATACCTAAATCCGGTGATGGCTCCGCAAAACCTGAGATGCTTCTCACATATGATTGAAATGGTGCAGCCAGCATTCATCGACAAATTTTTCCATACCATCCGGGATATGGGCAACCGACCAATCCGACCCGGCAAAGTCCTGCAGACTTTCAACGCTATCCCAAACCGAGATCATGGCATATTCATCGGGAGCCAGAGAGGTCGGGCCTCCAACCGTCACTTGCTTGCATCCGGAACAGTCCGCAACAGAAGCCCGTGCCACAGTCTGGAACAACGGCTCGAATGCCTCGCGCAGTTCAGGTTTGATACGCACTCGATATATACGTGTGATCATGTTTTCTCTCCTGTCTGAACAAGACCATATCGTGGCTGGATTTGAAACAAGGAACTATATCCAAATCTGTTTTGTCCGAAGCAAATCATCATGCACCTCGTCACAAAGCCAAAAGGGCCAAGCCATGACTGGCTTGACCCTGCTTGGTCGAATGTCTGATGGATGGGCGAAGTGGGAAGAGTGGAAAAGCAAGCCTGTCAATAAGGAGCAATCACGACAAGCTTATTCAAACAAAGTGAAAGGGATGACTGTAGCGGGGCTGGAGCGTGGTCTCGAAAACAGGCACGATTTTCGAAATAAGAAGACGCTCAAGCAAAGTATTGTTAACGCGGCCCGGCTATGGCTGCGAGATCGTGATGAATGTCGGCAAGGCTGTCCTGCAAGGATCGATAGGCCTGTCTTGTCTGCGGGTCTTTGTAAAGGGTTGGAAAATGCATCTCACTGAGGTGCGCAAAGGCGCAATCCAAATGAAACGAAAGATTGTAAAGCTGCTGTTCGGTTGGTGTTTGCGGATCGAGTTCTTTCATGAATGATGCTCCAAAAAAACGTGAGCCAGGATTGAATTCAAGAATTATGTTCTCATTTTGTTCTATAGAACATATCACTCTGTTTCATACAAGGCAAATGGGGCAGAAATTTAATCACGGTTAATTACGGGGAAAACAATTTCACTAATAATTATAAATACTTATTTCATTTTTCAGCAAAAAACAATCGTCAAAAATTCTCTCAAACCATCTCACTTCACAGGCATGATTTTCTTGCTGAATTTTCATGAATGAGAACAAATGGTTGAGAACATTGATTATTCGCCCGCATCCGTCAGATAGAGATAAAAATCATTCAATCAAAAATTGTATCCGGTTGCATTTTGGCAAAATGAATCACCTTTCTTTTTGGTCAAATTGGCATAAAAATAAGAAAAGACACCAAACCAGAACAAGCAGCGTGACCCTGATCACCTGCTATCTGGAACCGAAGGAGTGAGGGATGGGCAACGCGAAATGCTATGGTGACCTCTATACCCACAGGAAGTTTTCAATCTTTCCACCCAAAGCGCAAACGGCCATTTTCGAGATCGGAAATGCACTACGCGATAGCTCGGTCACAGATGAACATATCTTAGCTTATCAAAGAAGTTTAAGAGACGTCCCGGCTTCCGATATTTCACGGACTGCCGATGAAATTCGCCTTATTGCAAGACTTTACCTTGTCGATTACGGGCATAATGCAAACTTCTGGGACGCACCAATACTTCCCGCTGACTGGCGCAAGTTCAAACTCTCATCCCCCGGAGAATTTCTGAAAGCACAACCAGACCTCTTCTGGTTGCTTCTGTTTCATTCCAGCGGCTATGTCCGACAAGATGCAATAAAACAGCTGAAACGCGCGCCAGCCACCGAATTTGAAATGGCAGCAATCCT
Protein-coding sequences here:
- a CDS encoding alpha/beta fold hydrolase — its product is MSDFIDRGTGPVVVLLHGAGVDNRLWDPQISSFETTHRVIAPNLPGHGGVAAVDSVEQMADWIERQLAERGVRRYSVVGLSLGGMVALELASRRPDGVTHLVMIESVPRVSDHPVVRLFARVMINLLRLVPPKLLVMLPGRQMGAETAGAADYIKSAIARMTSSNIHSVMRVALAYDGRPHLAHLRMPVTVMIGEKNKATHDWAAEMTKAIKHSKLIVIPKAGHIANRDAADFTNDALRSVLGER
- a CDS encoding VOC family protein gives rise to the protein MSAISHITLGTNDIERAGKFYDEVLGLLGFDRLPKPPGKPPAYEKDGMPTIYIYPPEDGRPATWGNGTHIAFIADTRETVKAFHASALRLGGSCAGEPGPRPHYGENYYAAYIRDPDGNKLQAVCYSVTDQAHEPEE
- a CDS encoding LysR family transcriptional regulator, with product MFSPQIRTFLAVAEAGSITAAADRLGMAKSSISHHLSSLEASLGISLIHRTTRRMALTHKGSLLLEHTQAMRSIADTALKQVRASETVPTGPIRLTAPHAMITDIIAPAIQRLLLRYPGLEPFLINDDKRLDLLDEKLDMSITVGELPDSDFRAQRVGTLNDVLCATPDLLEGADLKVSSNATSLALTLPYIAHARQTSIPKHQLYHVTSQHEIEITCHPTVTVNTVEAIAALTRIGMGVAVLPDFVVKADLQHGRLVSVLPEYSFASKPVFAVHPYKGKPPKSVRELIAEIKNSFKS
- a CDS encoding DUF4189 domain-containing protein — encoded protein: MKKLDWTGITFAVVFGLGSLLISQAHAGPNCSGRSIERLKITPYKGKTGFAAIASNQNGKGCGYSFGASSRANAKKTALEYCKHHSKKHTSNIKCVVTDVK
- a CDS encoding LysE family translocator, with product MHVGSLTNLLNPKMAIFVLALFPQFVSPARGPIATQILIFATLFNLIGLGVNGVVIVMASNISRFMCPQKWMQKAARYRLRTQ
- a CDS encoding antibiotic biosynthesis monooxygenase family protein, with the translated sequence MITRIYRVRIKPELREAFEPLFQTVARASVADCSGCKQVTVGGPTSLAPDEYAMISVWDSVESLQDFAGSDWSVAHIPDGMEKFVDECWLHHFNHM
- a CDS encoding ROK family protein; the protein is MFCPLEDLTGFALDLGGTKTAAARFEQGKIITRHIMATEGMSNPAKLMARSLSLLKAVGFAPRDPLGIAVTGRIDHAGFWHAVNSKTLSRVSAIPLASLLKSTLLVQTPVINDAVAAVLGEYHYGAGEGCPALGFITISTGVGGAFLLDGSPIHSQNGLAGHCGFMSSCHADRECGSGRRATVESIASGTAIGHYAAEIDAEINSAQKAFDARSHGDMRFEGIIDRAARAIAVLCGDLAAILGLECVVIGGSVGLAPGFMERIIQHQADEPALFRPVIKPSRLQQDNVLYGALSHALGSPPNSRKRT
- a CDS encoding DUF4279 domain-containing protein, whose protein sequence is MGEIYKTAASLRIMGDELDPEKITELIGKAPSSVRKKGAPFNTPNGKQLIARTGSWSISAETKSPGDIDSQVTEILEGTTSNMAVWLELSKKFKVEIFGGFFLGDYNEGLTISSKTMLLLGERGIQLDMDIYGAN
- a CDS encoding alpha/beta fold hydrolase, whose protein sequence is MLKRKANSLISAAVTALALSSPALAADQTHFTFVHSAWMGGWQWQSLTQELGAGAGYATPDLPAHGSDASDPSDATLAAYAERIVEEIDAQEGTTILVGHSFGGVVASQVAEMRPEKIDALVYVCAFMLPNDTSFMDAIAGVSTSQALNNLKFSADGKTVTIKEDALHGAVGHDVPLDVFSAAGPHLVPEPVGPLGETLNLTETGYGSVPRYYIECTDDRALPIEQQRAMYGAQEVEFVYSLTTSHLPMFSDVSGLSAALQDIAGRERVRKATRQASQAWQDAFNAGDAAAATALYEPDALMVADPFGRFTGHTQIEAFWTDLIGKGAANVEYFNTRLEVLDAKSARVSSQWRMNVASGVITNELWVMQKDSTMRLREDHFSAQ
- a CDS encoding helix-turn-helix transcriptional regulator; amino-acid sequence: MARSNAHDRLKRLDLLAAQLKQDELATVKDLAEQFDVSVRTITRDLQVLRERGLPIDADRGRGGGVRLDRHWGVGRLNLSYPEAVDLLISIAVAEQMESPIFLANLGSIRRQLVASFSSDKRFKIDRLKARILIGLTSSTFVQESSAAPKKAVIQSLHQSFVTQTCLTIRYRADNGKVSERVIEAHYLLLNYPVWYVLAMDHLRDAPRTFRCDRILDASMTETRFQLLPKESFAQSLEGNESLK
- a CDS encoding MarR family winged helix-turn-helix transcriptional regulator, producing the protein MSTNGTRSPRTGLVMVDSQALRLSQAIARYQTRQVVWLIEGLAARGFADLTPAHVAFVSVLDCDDNFASEVARRLNLSRQAVHKTVRELSALGYIETLENKAKRNSRIIQITEHGEELIAQARQMYAELDREMQAKLGASEIDKIIAFLDEEKEEQG
- a CDS encoding N-acetylmannosamine-6-phosphate 2-epimerase, whose protein sequence is MTSLEQLQGGLVVSCQPVTGGAMDRTDIVVAMALAAIDGGANGLRIEGARNVATVRMATDKPIIGLVKHEVDRTDVRITSRLSDVEALVHAGADIIAYDATDRPRQDDRDVVLHAILAHGCIAMADCSTFDDAQQALDQGAQMLGSTLSGYTAKTESASDRPDLALVSALNRLDAFVMAEGRYNSPDLAAEAFIAGADAVTVGSAITRVEHIVGWFKTAIDEATRAEEHDDVLSS